From the genome of Nicotiana sylvestris chromosome 2, ASM39365v2, whole genome shotgun sequence, one region includes:
- the LOC138885391 gene encoding uncharacterized protein — protein sequence MMRDHIIGEDYELWNIVTDGPLATIKKNAKGVDVPKTRADCTAEDLKKWEKNAKAKKWLVCGLSPDEYSRIQSCTTSKEIWDTLQVAHEGTPQVKRSKGTLLYSQYENFSMKEGESI from the coding sequence atgatgagagatcacatcataggagaagactatgaactctggaaCATAGTCACAGATGGTCCTCTGGCAACTATAAAGAAAAATGctaaaggagtggatgtgccaaagacaagagctgactgcactgctgaagatttgaagaaatgggagaagaatgctaaggccaagaaatggcttgtgtgtggactgagtccagacgagtacagcaggattcaaagttgtactaCTTCTAAGGAAatatgggacactttacaagtggctcatgaaggaactcctcaagtaaaaaGATCAAAAGGAACActactatattctcaatatgagaatttcagtatgaaggaaggagaatctATCTAG